One window of the Endomicrobium proavitum genome contains the following:
- a CDS encoding ABC transporter substrate-binding protein, which yields MKKIISIIIFLSLLTTAVLAKEYKRIISLAPSVTQSLYELGLDNEVVGITIFCPQGKSKKEIIGTLLEPDLEKIVLLKADLIISTKEGNNKAAVEKLTRMGLDVYVMETAENFSEICSHYYDLAKKVNREKNAKKIIADSKKTVESIYNKIEVVNMQTVFLEVGAKPLYSAGKQSFVNDYNRFTKTVNVYKEINRRYPQIDIEDVLKKNPDIIILVNMGDISLQETKNWLKYKNINAVKNNKVFMLDVNDIFTPTPLTFAIGVEIISKIIYPEIFGAK from the coding sequence ATGAAAAAAATAATCTCAATTATCATCTTCTTATCATTATTAACAACCGCAGTTTTAGCAAAAGAATATAAACGCATAATTTCTCTTGCGCCGTCTGTTACGCAAAGCCTTTATGAGCTTGGTCTTGATAATGAAGTTGTAGGTATAACAATTTTCTGTCCTCAAGGAAAATCAAAAAAAGAAATTATCGGAACGCTTTTAGAGCCGGATTTGGAAAAGATTGTTTTGCTTAAAGCCGATTTAATAATATCCACTAAAGAAGGCAACAATAAAGCTGCCGTAGAAAAACTTACGCGTATGGGTTTAGACGTATATGTAATGGAAACCGCGGAAAATTTTTCTGAAATATGTTCGCATTATTATGATTTGGCAAAAAAAGTAAACAGAGAAAAGAACGCAAAAAAAATAATTGCCGACTCGAAAAAAACAGTTGAGAGCATATATAATAAAATTGAGGTAGTAAATATGCAGACTGTTTTTTTGGAAGTGGGGGCAAAACCTCTTTACTCCGCCGGCAAACAAAGTTTTGTAAATGATTATAACCGTTTTACAAAAACGGTTAACGTTTATAAAGAAATTAATAGGCGTTATCCGCAAATAGATATAGAAGATGTCCTAAAAAAGAATCCCGACATAATAATTCTTGTTAATATGGGCGACATAAGTTTGCAGGAAACTAAAAACTGGCTTAAATATAAAAATATAAACGCGGTAAAAAACAATAAAGTTTTTATGCTTGACGTTAACGATATATTCACGCCTACGCCTTTAACGTTTGCTATAGGCGTAGAAATAATTTCCAAAATAATTTATCCGGAGATATTTGGTGCGAAATAA